A DNA window from Calliphora vicina chromosome 1, idCalVici1.1, whole genome shotgun sequence contains the following coding sequences:
- the LOC135948870 gene encoding collagen alpha-1(IX) chain-like: MNLLIMKYSILLLLIVLIKINAIQSASAVPNAYAGQEYYDQDEDEDFVPMSPCNVVRPGDPDLTTYDIISSYRFDEYHYEYQGVQQIVGSTGYQQAYHVSEYSNMTIESSRAFPKGIPNEFSFECTFRVPQPLPILEEWYLFELSDYEYHSQMNVKLLPQENTIEFSLPKYDGSLQTVTFEETEIFDRSWHKVMLGVGQDGVRLWVDCKPVPDISGSLKAPLDVRGPIDATDGAFSVAKKCHKQETVPIDLQWMIFSCDKDKPEHSNCEDLPQYARAPKGLIQYESTTYRNTYTPSAPSIWQKEEETTLNPLDLKFAEPTSLKPWLISSTPNYLTGKDLLACPEQCPRGPPGPPGPPGSRGLPGSQGLMGVPGTPASTFGRYESADMKGEKGEAGLVGLTGAPGLPGEPGQPGPPGEKGLDGLPGPKGSAGFTARGLTGEPGFPGEKGERGLPGLDGANGEPGPVGPPGPPGPPGPASAVQNADLYPYHNPGMIGPMGPAGPPGPVGKSGPPGPPGPSVMDNRNLDDREIRDICMSVVREYISEISATLIGPPGPPGKRGVGRQGPRGSPGLQGEPGVRGPQGERGYPGIPGNPGSNGDLGPQGPTGEKGDRGEPGVGREGPMGPMGPPGSDGMAGIDGIPGRPGDRGDVGRQGEPGSRGPPGEPGSCPDCSSYQAAYAYPLLLAQQQQNNKGPQNYYNKGPPNYYNKG; encoded by the exons CCTATGCTGGTCAAGAGTACTACGATCAAGATGAAGACGAAGATTTTGTGCCCATGAGTCCCTGTAATGTGGTACGTCCAGGTGATCCAGATTTAACCACCTACGATATCATTTCATCCTATCGTTTCGATGAGTATCACTATGAATACCAGGGAGTACAACAAATTGTGGGATCAACTGGTTACCAACAGGCCTATCATGTTAGTGAATATTCTAATATGACTATTGAGTCATCACGGGCATTTCCAAAGGGTATTCCCAACGAGTTTTCATTTGAGTGTACATTCCGTGTGCCCCAGCCACTACCCATACTGGAGGAATGGTATCTATTTGAGCTATCCGACTATGAATATCATTCACAAATGAATGTTAAGCTACTGCCACAGGAGAATACTATAGAGTTTTCTTTGCCCAAATATGATGGTTCCTTGCAGACGGTGACATTTGAAGAGACAGag ATATTCGATCGTTCTTGGCATAAAGTTATGTTGGGTGTGGGCCAGGATGGTGTGCGTTTATGGGTGGATTGCAAGCCGGTGCCAGATATAAGTGGCAGCCTTAAAGCTCCTTTGGATGTAAGAGGACCTATAGATGCTACAGATGGTGCATTTTCGGTAGCTAAAAAATGTCACAAACAGGAAACAGTGCCG ATCGATCTTCAATGGATGATTTTCAGCTGTGATAAAGACAAACCAGAACACTCCAACTGTGAGGATTTACCTCAATATGCCCGTGCGCCTAAGGGCTTGATACAATATGAATCAACCACTTACCGTAATACCTATACACCCTCCGCTCCTAGCATTTGGCAGAAGGAAGAAGAAACTACATTAAATCctttagatttaaaatttgCAGAACCCACCTCTCTGAAACCTTGGCTTATAAGTAGTACCCCCAACTATTTAACTGGCAAAGACTTGTTGGCTTGTCCCGAACAATGTCCACGAGGTCCACCAGGGCCACCAGGGCCTCCGGGTTCTCGAGGTTTGCCAGGCTCTCAA GGTCTAATGGGTGTTCCCGGTACACCGGCCTCAACTTTTGGCCGTTATGAATCGGCTGATATGAAAGGAGAAAAAGGTGAAGCCGGTTTGGTGGGTTTAACTGGAGCTCCTGGTTTGCCTGGTGAACCTGGACAACCCGGTCCACCTGGTGAAAAGGGACTTGATGGTTTGCCAGGTCCAAAAGGCAGTGCCGGTTTTACAGCCAGAG gtCTAACTGGAGAACCTGGTTTTCCTGGGGAAAAGGGCGAGAGGGGTTTACCCGGCTTAGATGGTGCTAATGGCGAACCTGGTCCTGTGGGACCACCTGGGCCACCGGGTCCTCCTGGTCCAGCTTCTGCCGTACAAAATGCTGATTTATACCCTTATCACAATCCTGGAATGATTGGTCCTATGGGACCAGCAGGACCTCCCGGCCCAGTAGGTAAATCAGGACCTCCAGGCCCACCCGGACCATCAGTAATGGACAATCGCAACTTAGATGACAGAGAAATCCGTGACATTTGTATGTCTGTTGTCAGAGAATATATAAGTGAAATATCGGCCACTTTGATAGGACCTCCAGGACCACCTGGTAAAAGAGGTGTAGGACGCCAAGGACCAAGGGGATCCCCGGGATTACagg GTGAGCCTGGAGTTCGTGGACCACAGGGTGAACGTGGCTATCCCGGCATACCTGGAAATCCTGGCTCTAACGGTGATTTGGGTCCCCAAGGACCAACTGGTGAAAAGGGTGATCGAGGTGAACCTGGTGTGGGTAGAGAAGGCCCCATGGGTCCTATGGGACCACCTGGTTCAGATGGTATGGCTGGTATTGATGGTATACCAGGTAGACCAGGCGATCGTGGTGATGTGGGAAGACAGG GTGAACCTGGTAGTAGAGGACCTCCTGGTGAACCGGGTTCCTGCCCCGACTGTTCGTCTTATCAGGCTGCTTACGCTTATCCTTTGCTTTTGGCtcaacagcaacaaaacaataaaggtCCTCAGAATTACTACAACAAAGGACCTCCAAATTACTATAATAAgggataa